A part of Drosophila ananassae strain 14024-0371.13 chromosome 2R, ASM1763931v2, whole genome shotgun sequence genomic DNA contains:
- the LOC6507400 gene encoding DENN domain-containing protein 5B isoform X2 — MTTRENVVTSRLSKLMLNNAASGSGGVGGGGGGSAALQSPTSPGEQSQSELNQLKRDADPQFSRFADYFVICGLDLDTGLEPDRFAGDNLHCSPLDRAYKSKPLAHYPENVAWNPFDAHGICMLSLPQGLRFRTQKHNIEPRFHSFATTREDGKRCYGFSLVFYEEIRNRNICGAIHTLQSMFITELSNGQQTHSLTRVKQDGPVSRSLPRHFKVAGQAPQSAQSYYDINKDKLYVAKSISLICQAPYAFAAQMFLKNLYRCLPRQPGAGISLESYVYNILYEVMLPQPGKSIRVYLPPTEPHLPAIALILQRPLLATELPLLDFPLRLLFKYLGVECVIQLLTCVLLENQVLLRSTDYQRLMIVGECITSLLFPFVWPHVYAPILPAALHHFLDAPVPFVMGLHAECEAAHKIGSEAALCFVDIDKKHIQLPEELPVFPHKLDFMAEIGSVLDKFEVERDRDQEPSLRNGRASGGLGGGVGSAGSSGGGGPDAMISSCTLPTGLQAARRSKERFQQLQETVYTLSGSGSPGGGVVDYQPLIAHPSRIDHVPRIADFLRRKGGIRGTASPVGSPTVSLSSSPVGIYQDVDAVDATMPRRAEKQKLNPVDQYYQDLRINNSLREIFLNRFVHMFHAYEYFVIYPNQARDDWISNRETLQNFDKSSFLSDQPEHHRAFLSRFLESQMFATLIDNKILAMWEPQPDEQLLLFDQRVKLLRRRHGENMIAASSYEPCVVSQDSQQGFEKRLNCIDIEVTPPSEILSNRAAYFRSFPLLEKGVLNQECASSSSPADHHPAP; from the exons ATGACCACTCGGGAGAATGTCGTTACCAGTCGCCTGTCCAAGCTAATGCTAAATAATGCCGCCAGCGGAAGTGGTGGTgtcggaggaggaggcggaggaAGTGCTGCCCTCCAGTCTCCCACTTCTCCCGGGGAGCAGTCTCAATCCGAACTGAATCAACTCAAACGGGATGCAGATCCTCAATTCTCGCGCTTTGCCGACTACTTTGTGATATGTGGACTGGATTTGGACACTGGCCTGGAGCCAGATCGCTTTGCAG GCGATAACTTGCACTGTTCGCCGCTGGACCGAGCCTATAAAAGCAAGCCCCTGGCCCACTATCCGGAGAACGTGGCCTGGAACCCCTTCGATGCCCATGGGATATGCATG CTCTCCCTGCCGCAGGGCCTCCGCTTCCGCACCCAGAAGCACAACATCGAACCGAGATTCCATTCGTTTGCAACAACGAGGGAGGATGGAAAACGGTGCTATGGCTTCAGCCTTGTCTTCTACGAGGAAATCCGCAATCGAAACATCTGCGGTGCTATTCACACATTGCAGAGCATGTTCATCACGGAGCTGTCGAACGGCCAGCAGACGCACTCCCTCACCCGGGTTAAACAGGACGGGCCGGTCAGTCGATCCCTGCCCAGGCACTTCAAGGTGGCCGGACAGGCGCCGCAATCCGCACAAAGCTACTACGACATCAACAAGGATAAGCTGTATGTGGCCAAGAGCATATCGCTCATCTGCCAGGCCCCCTATGCCTTTGCCGCCCAGATGTTTCTCAAGAATCTATACAGATGTCTTCCCCGCCAGCCTGGTGCTGGCATCAGCTTGGAGTCCTACGTCTATAACATCCTGTACGAGGTGATGCTGCCGCAGCCGGGGAAGTCTATACGCGTCTATCTGCCCCCCACTGAGCCGCATCTCCCAGCTATTGCACTGATCCTGCAGCGACCGCTCCTGGCTACCGAGCTACCTCTTCTGGACTTTCCACTGCGCTTACTGTTTAAGTATCTGGGCGTTGAGTGTGTTATCCAGCTGCTAACGTGCGTTCTGCTGGAGAACCAGGTGCTGCTTCGGTCCACag ATTACCAAAGACTTATGATCGTAGGTGAGTGCATCACGTCGCTACTGTTCCCGTTTGTGTGGCCCCACGTATACGCCCCGATCCTGCCGGCGGCACTGCATCATTTCCTGGACGCTCCCGTGCCCTTCGTAATGGGATTGCATGCTGAATGCGAAGCGGCGCACAAGATTGGAAGTGAAGCGGCGCTCTGCTTTGTGGACATCGACAAGAAGCACATTCAACTGCCGGAGGAGCTGCCTGTCTTCCCCCACAAGCTGGACTTCATGGCCGAAATAGGATCTGTGCTGGACAAGTTCGAGGTAGAGCGAGATCGCGACCAGGAGCCGAGCTTAAGGAACGGCAGGGCTTCTGGAGGACTGGGTGGAGGAGTTGGAAGTGCAGGTTCTAGCGGTGGAGGTGGCCCCGATGCCATGATCTCCAGTTGCACACTGCCCACCGGATTGCAAGCCGCTCGACGCAGCAAAGAGCGTTTCCAGCAGCTCCAGGAGACGGTCTACACACTGTCCGGATCGGGATCACCTGGTGGAGGTGTTGTGGACTACCAGCCACTGATAGCGCATCCATCGCGCATTGATCATGTACCCCGGATTGCAGACTTTCTGCGACGAAAGGGCGGTATCCGCGGGACAGCTTCTCCGGTGGGCAGTCCAACTGTTTCGCTGTCATCCTCGCCAGTGGGAATCTATCAGGATGTGGACGCTGTTGACGCCACCATGCCACGACGGGCAGAGAAACAAAAACTGAATCCCGTGGATCAGTATTACCAGGACCTGCGGATCAACAACTCCCTGCGGGAGATATTCCTCAACAGATTCGTGCACATGTTCCATGCCTACGAATACTTCGTGATCTATCCCAACCAGGCCAGGGACGACTGGATCTCGAACCGGGAAACTCTACAAAACTTTGACAAAAGCTCGTTCCTTTCCGATCAGCCGGAACATCATCGCGCCTTCCTTTCACGTTTCCTTGAATCTCAAATGTTTGCCACCCTCATCGATAATAAGATCCTGGCCATGTGGGAGCCGCAACCGGATGAGCAGTTGCTGCTCTTCGACCAGCGCGTAAAGTTACTGAG GCGACGTCACGGAGAGAACATGATCGCTGCCAGCAGTTATGAGCCATGTGTGGTCAGCCAGGACTCGCAGCAGGGCTTCGAGAAGCGTCTCAACTGCATAGACATCGAAGTGACGCCACCCAGTGAGATCCTCTCCAATCGGGCCGCCTACTTCcgcagcttcccgctgctggagaagggtgTACTGAACCAGGAGTGCGCCTCGAG TTCATCGCCTGCTGATCATCATCCTGCCCCATAA
- the LOC26515472 gene encoding uncharacterized protein LOC26515472, with product MNFFQILIVSIFITNAIYDSVSNRYNLSYPLMSNASHLKLSRSVRELRYRLFLEDTHDGDLEYDLKGYRGIRKKPSRLRPPKRPGAGLLGPGGRRRRRRRRSKRAMSAPVRSSIPVLGAVLVLIFAFTG from the exons ATGAACTTCTTCCAAATTTTAATTGTGTCCATTTTTATAACAAATGCCATTTATGATTCTGTCTCAAACAGGTATAACCTGAGCTATCCCTTGATGTCTAATGCTAGCCACTTGAAACTATCGCGATCCGTAAGGGA GTTGCGGTATCGCCTTTTTTTGGAGGATACTCACGATGGCGATTTGGAGTATGATTTGAAAGGATATCGGGGCATAAGAAAGAAACCTAGTAGACTGCGTCCTCCTAAGCGCCCCGGTGCTGGACTGTTAGGACCAGGAGGCCgcagaaggaggaggagaaggcgCAGTAAGCGTGCCATGAGTGCTCCCGTTCGCAGCTCGATTCCAGTTTTGGGAGCAGTTCTTGTATTAATATTTGCTTTTACGGGTtga
- the LOC6507400 gene encoding DENN domain-containing protein 5B isoform X3, translating to MTTRENVVTSRLSKLMLNNAASGSGGVGGGGGGSAALQSPTSPGEQSQSELNQLKRDADPQFSRFADYFVICGLDLDTGLEPDRFAGDNLHCSPLDRAYKSKPLAHYPENVAWNPFDAHGICMLSLPQGLRFRTQKHNIEPRFHSFATTREDGKRCYGFSLVFYEEIRNRNICGAIHTLQSMFITELSNGQQTHSLTRVKQDGPVSRSLPRHFKVAGQAPQSAQSYYDINKDKLYVAKSISLICQAPYAFAAQMFLKNLYRCLPRQPGAGISLESYVYNILYEVMLPQPGKSIRVYLPPTEPHLPAIALILQRPLLATELPLLDFPLRLLFKYLGVECVIQLLTCVLLENQVLLRSTDYQRLMIVGECITSLLFPFVWPHVYAPILPAALHHFLDAPVPFVMGLHAECEAAHKIGSEAALCFVDIDKKHIQLPEELPVFPHKLDFMAEIGSVLDKFEVERDRDQEPSLRNGRASGGLGGGVGSAGSSGGGGPDAMISSCTLPTGLQAARRSKERFQQLQETVYTLSGSGSPGGGVVDYQPLIAHPSRIDHVPRIADFLRRKGGIRGTASPVGSPTVSLSSSPVGIYQDVDAVDATMPRRAEKQKLNPVDQYYQDLRINNSLREIFLNRFVHMFHAYEYFVIYPNQARDDWISNRETLQNFDKSSFLSDQPEHHRAFLSRFLESQMFATLIDNKILAMWEPQPDEQLLLFDQRVKLLRRRHGENMIAASSYEPCVVSQDSQQGFEKRLNCIDIEVTPPSEILSNRAAYFRSFPLLEKGVLNQECASR from the exons ATGACCACTCGGGAGAATGTCGTTACCAGTCGCCTGTCCAAGCTAATGCTAAATAATGCCGCCAGCGGAAGTGGTGGTgtcggaggaggaggcggaggaAGTGCTGCCCTCCAGTCTCCCACTTCTCCCGGGGAGCAGTCTCAATCCGAACTGAATCAACTCAAACGGGATGCAGATCCTCAATTCTCGCGCTTTGCCGACTACTTTGTGATATGTGGACTGGATTTGGACACTGGCCTGGAGCCAGATCGCTTTGCAG GCGATAACTTGCACTGTTCGCCGCTGGACCGAGCCTATAAAAGCAAGCCCCTGGCCCACTATCCGGAGAACGTGGCCTGGAACCCCTTCGATGCCCATGGGATATGCATG CTCTCCCTGCCGCAGGGCCTCCGCTTCCGCACCCAGAAGCACAACATCGAACCGAGATTCCATTCGTTTGCAACAACGAGGGAGGATGGAAAACGGTGCTATGGCTTCAGCCTTGTCTTCTACGAGGAAATCCGCAATCGAAACATCTGCGGTGCTATTCACACATTGCAGAGCATGTTCATCACGGAGCTGTCGAACGGCCAGCAGACGCACTCCCTCACCCGGGTTAAACAGGACGGGCCGGTCAGTCGATCCCTGCCCAGGCACTTCAAGGTGGCCGGACAGGCGCCGCAATCCGCACAAAGCTACTACGACATCAACAAGGATAAGCTGTATGTGGCCAAGAGCATATCGCTCATCTGCCAGGCCCCCTATGCCTTTGCCGCCCAGATGTTTCTCAAGAATCTATACAGATGTCTTCCCCGCCAGCCTGGTGCTGGCATCAGCTTGGAGTCCTACGTCTATAACATCCTGTACGAGGTGATGCTGCCGCAGCCGGGGAAGTCTATACGCGTCTATCTGCCCCCCACTGAGCCGCATCTCCCAGCTATTGCACTGATCCTGCAGCGACCGCTCCTGGCTACCGAGCTACCTCTTCTGGACTTTCCACTGCGCTTACTGTTTAAGTATCTGGGCGTTGAGTGTGTTATCCAGCTGCTAACGTGCGTTCTGCTGGAGAACCAGGTGCTGCTTCGGTCCACag ATTACCAAAGACTTATGATCGTAGGTGAGTGCATCACGTCGCTACTGTTCCCGTTTGTGTGGCCCCACGTATACGCCCCGATCCTGCCGGCGGCACTGCATCATTTCCTGGACGCTCCCGTGCCCTTCGTAATGGGATTGCATGCTGAATGCGAAGCGGCGCACAAGATTGGAAGTGAAGCGGCGCTCTGCTTTGTGGACATCGACAAGAAGCACATTCAACTGCCGGAGGAGCTGCCTGTCTTCCCCCACAAGCTGGACTTCATGGCCGAAATAGGATCTGTGCTGGACAAGTTCGAGGTAGAGCGAGATCGCGACCAGGAGCCGAGCTTAAGGAACGGCAGGGCTTCTGGAGGACTGGGTGGAGGAGTTGGAAGTGCAGGTTCTAGCGGTGGAGGTGGCCCCGATGCCATGATCTCCAGTTGCACACTGCCCACCGGATTGCAAGCCGCTCGACGCAGCAAAGAGCGTTTCCAGCAGCTCCAGGAGACGGTCTACACACTGTCCGGATCGGGATCACCTGGTGGAGGTGTTGTGGACTACCAGCCACTGATAGCGCATCCATCGCGCATTGATCATGTACCCCGGATTGCAGACTTTCTGCGACGAAAGGGCGGTATCCGCGGGACAGCTTCTCCGGTGGGCAGTCCAACTGTTTCGCTGTCATCCTCGCCAGTGGGAATCTATCAGGATGTGGACGCTGTTGACGCCACCATGCCACGACGGGCAGAGAAACAAAAACTGAATCCCGTGGATCAGTATTACCAGGACCTGCGGATCAACAACTCCCTGCGGGAGATATTCCTCAACAGATTCGTGCACATGTTCCATGCCTACGAATACTTCGTGATCTATCCCAACCAGGCCAGGGACGACTGGATCTCGAACCGGGAAACTCTACAAAACTTTGACAAAAGCTCGTTCCTTTCCGATCAGCCGGAACATCATCGCGCCTTCCTTTCACGTTTCCTTGAATCTCAAATGTTTGCCACCCTCATCGATAATAAGATCCTGGCCATGTGGGAGCCGCAACCGGATGAGCAGTTGCTGCTCTTCGACCAGCGCGTAAAGTTACTGAG GCGACGTCACGGAGAGAACATGATCGCTGCCAGCAGTTATGAGCCATGTGTGGTCAGCCAGGACTCGCAGCAGGGCTTCGAGAAGCGTCTCAACTGCATAGACATCGAAGTGACGCCACCCAGTGAGATCCTCTCCAATCGGGCCGCCTACTTCcgcagcttcccgctgctggagaagggtgTACTGAACCAGGAGTGCGCCTCGAGGTAG
- the LOC6507401 gene encoding 28S ribosomal protein S10, mitochondrial: protein MLQALKTLPWTQSVRALASVATSATTAPNASSATIPAPEPDKLYSKLEIELRGVDPAVLKSYTWFATTAADHLGIEKGKCWSPRKAHHDRMTLLKSVHIYKKHRVQYEVRTHFRYMNFHKLTGSTLDTFLEYIERNLPEGVAMEASKTELQQIPEHLRQPPEEV from the exons atgctgCAG GCATTAAAAACTCTACCGTGGACACAGTCAGTGCGGGCGCTTGCCTCTGTGGCCACCAGTGCAACCACAGCTCCAAATGCCTCATCCGCTACAATACCTGCCCCGGAACCGGATAAATTATATAGCAAGTTGGAGATAGAGCTTCGTGGGGTAGATCCTGCTGTGCTGAAAAGTTACACCTGGTTCGCCACAACGGCAGCCGACCATTTGGGAATTGAGAAGGGCAAGTG ttggTCTCCCCGGAAAGCGCACCACGACCGCATGACATTACTGAAATCGGTTCACATCTACAAGAAACACCGAGTCCAGTACGAGGTCCGTACACACTTCCGCTACATGAATTTTCACAAATTGACTGGTTCAACGCTGGACACATTTCTGGAATACATTGAGCGCAACCTGCCCGAGGGAGTAGCCATGGAAGCGTCTAAAACAGAACTGCAGCAGATACCAGAGCACCTGAGACAACCTCCCGAGGAGGTTTAG
- the LOC6507400 gene encoding DENN domain-containing protein 5B isoform X1, whose protein sequence is MTTRENVVTSRLSKLMLNNAASGSGGVGGGGGGSAALQSPTSPGEQSQSELNQLKRDADPQFSRFADYFVICGLDLDTGLEPDRFAGDNLHCSPLDRAYKSKPLAHYPENVAWNPFDAHGICMLSLPQGLRFRTQKHNIEPRFHSFATTREDGKRCYGFSLVFYEEIRNRNICGAIHTLQSMFITELSNGQQTHSLTRVKQDGPVSRSLPRHFKVAGQAPQSAQSYYDINKDKLYVAKSISLICQAPYAFAAQMFLKNLYRCLPRQPGAGISLESYVYNILYEVMLPQPGKSIRVYLPPTEPHLPAIALILQRPLLATELPLLDFPLRLLFKYLGVECVIQLLTCVLLENQVLLRSTDYQRLMIVGECITSLLFPFVWPHVYAPILPAALHHFLDAPVPFVMGLHAECEAAHKIGSEAALCFVDIDKKHIQLPEELPVFPHKLDFMAEIGSVLDKFEVERDRDQEPSLRNGRASGGLGGGVGSAGSSGGGGPDAMISSCTLPTGLQAARRSKERFQQLQETVYTLSGSGSPGGGVVDYQPLIAHPSRIDHVPRIADFLRRKGGIRGTASPVGSPTVSLSSSPVGIYQDVDAVDATMPRRAEKQKLNPVDQYYQDLRINNSLREIFLNRFVHMFHAYEYFVIYPNQARDDWISNRETLQNFDKSSFLSDQPEHHRAFLSRFLESQMFATLIDNKILAMWEPQPDEQLLLFDQRVKLLRRRHGENMIAASSYEPCVVSQDSQQGFEKRLNCIDIEVTPPSEILSNRAAYFRSFPLLEKGVLNQECASRGNSLRRVKNGNKWRAREISLDQKPNSGANAINRLSANLTTADVSPALIAQANWTFVERLLKDIKSKTKRMLLEKMGNEAVALGLKGDGIEENTLIASMCDLLEKIWSHGLQNKQGKSALWAHLQAYLEMQEARGAIDSTGTDQTPPVSSSPSSKMTIATASPALAWNAMRKRMDYLSTFQTDFDSPPSPNRSRSRDRNKFVGLEQLCPLPESLEFDVKNVLAMADIKTHIGYTRAWVRLSLEKKLLSRHFRTLLSDEGLLRSLYKRSAFLRCEEEKEQFLYHLLTLNTVDYFSFTNIYPTTKLPYRVVIFPSRKYGSYHTSSNVWIMVSGTMNETQRVPVPKGSLEFIFHYKNLGLLTTMRIGHDNSGPSHKWLVEQVVMRNEVTGHTYKFPCGRWLGRGVDDDSTERLLVGQRVSTSVKNAELLPGSDTRTPPRTRSPSVQRQESLSPSEIQHQLGNCVNVLVKWHYKPSRDRDVGTLTNLLCGDDGLVKCLEQVFLCGFRSARFFGRNLYIWDYFTKIKELFEQNLQLELEDSASSMDSSFSNGSGGGSGGNSLHRREISGIWRLYVQLMDEINGTALGKDGKFQLLICLSLREHLLTRLIKPMALTKVTQEMYEEESFLRRRNLLTFLIQILEPLDDCHIVLENSITQGIRIPSQC, encoded by the exons ATGACCACTCGGGAGAATGTCGTTACCAGTCGCCTGTCCAAGCTAATGCTAAATAATGCCGCCAGCGGAAGTGGTGGTgtcggaggaggaggcggaggaAGTGCTGCCCTCCAGTCTCCCACTTCTCCCGGGGAGCAGTCTCAATCCGAACTGAATCAACTCAAACGGGATGCAGATCCTCAATTCTCGCGCTTTGCCGACTACTTTGTGATATGTGGACTGGATTTGGACACTGGCCTGGAGCCAGATCGCTTTGCAG GCGATAACTTGCACTGTTCGCCGCTGGACCGAGCCTATAAAAGCAAGCCCCTGGCCCACTATCCGGAGAACGTGGCCTGGAACCCCTTCGATGCCCATGGGATATGCATG CTCTCCCTGCCGCAGGGCCTCCGCTTCCGCACCCAGAAGCACAACATCGAACCGAGATTCCATTCGTTTGCAACAACGAGGGAGGATGGAAAACGGTGCTATGGCTTCAGCCTTGTCTTCTACGAGGAAATCCGCAATCGAAACATCTGCGGTGCTATTCACACATTGCAGAGCATGTTCATCACGGAGCTGTCGAACGGCCAGCAGACGCACTCCCTCACCCGGGTTAAACAGGACGGGCCGGTCAGTCGATCCCTGCCCAGGCACTTCAAGGTGGCCGGACAGGCGCCGCAATCCGCACAAAGCTACTACGACATCAACAAGGATAAGCTGTATGTGGCCAAGAGCATATCGCTCATCTGCCAGGCCCCCTATGCCTTTGCCGCCCAGATGTTTCTCAAGAATCTATACAGATGTCTTCCCCGCCAGCCTGGTGCTGGCATCAGCTTGGAGTCCTACGTCTATAACATCCTGTACGAGGTGATGCTGCCGCAGCCGGGGAAGTCTATACGCGTCTATCTGCCCCCCACTGAGCCGCATCTCCCAGCTATTGCACTGATCCTGCAGCGACCGCTCCTGGCTACCGAGCTACCTCTTCTGGACTTTCCACTGCGCTTACTGTTTAAGTATCTGGGCGTTGAGTGTGTTATCCAGCTGCTAACGTGCGTTCTGCTGGAGAACCAGGTGCTGCTTCGGTCCACag ATTACCAAAGACTTATGATCGTAGGTGAGTGCATCACGTCGCTACTGTTCCCGTTTGTGTGGCCCCACGTATACGCCCCGATCCTGCCGGCGGCACTGCATCATTTCCTGGACGCTCCCGTGCCCTTCGTAATGGGATTGCATGCTGAATGCGAAGCGGCGCACAAGATTGGAAGTGAAGCGGCGCTCTGCTTTGTGGACATCGACAAGAAGCACATTCAACTGCCGGAGGAGCTGCCTGTCTTCCCCCACAAGCTGGACTTCATGGCCGAAATAGGATCTGTGCTGGACAAGTTCGAGGTAGAGCGAGATCGCGACCAGGAGCCGAGCTTAAGGAACGGCAGGGCTTCTGGAGGACTGGGTGGAGGAGTTGGAAGTGCAGGTTCTAGCGGTGGAGGTGGCCCCGATGCCATGATCTCCAGTTGCACACTGCCCACCGGATTGCAAGCCGCTCGACGCAGCAAAGAGCGTTTCCAGCAGCTCCAGGAGACGGTCTACACACTGTCCGGATCGGGATCACCTGGTGGAGGTGTTGTGGACTACCAGCCACTGATAGCGCATCCATCGCGCATTGATCATGTACCCCGGATTGCAGACTTTCTGCGACGAAAGGGCGGTATCCGCGGGACAGCTTCTCCGGTGGGCAGTCCAACTGTTTCGCTGTCATCCTCGCCAGTGGGAATCTATCAGGATGTGGACGCTGTTGACGCCACCATGCCACGACGGGCAGAGAAACAAAAACTGAATCCCGTGGATCAGTATTACCAGGACCTGCGGATCAACAACTCCCTGCGGGAGATATTCCTCAACAGATTCGTGCACATGTTCCATGCCTACGAATACTTCGTGATCTATCCCAACCAGGCCAGGGACGACTGGATCTCGAACCGGGAAACTCTACAAAACTTTGACAAAAGCTCGTTCCTTTCCGATCAGCCGGAACATCATCGCGCCTTCCTTTCACGTTTCCTTGAATCTCAAATGTTTGCCACCCTCATCGATAATAAGATCCTGGCCATGTGGGAGCCGCAACCGGATGAGCAGTTGCTGCTCTTCGACCAGCGCGTAAAGTTACTGAG GCGACGTCACGGAGAGAACATGATCGCTGCCAGCAGTTATGAGCCATGTGTGGTCAGCCAGGACTCGCAGCAGGGCTTCGAGAAGCGTCTCAACTGCATAGACATCGAAGTGACGCCACCCAGTGAGATCCTCTCCAATCGGGCCGCCTACTTCcgcagcttcccgctgctggagaagggtgTACTGAACCAGGAGTGCGCCTCGAG AGGCAACAGCCTGCGGCGGGTTAAGAACGGCAACAAGTGGCGGGCGCGTGAAATCTCCCTGGACCAGAAACCCAACTCCGGCGCCAATGCGATCAATCGGCTCTCGGCGAACCTAACCACAGCGGATGTGAGTCCGGCACTGATAGCCCAGGCCAACTGGACATTTGTGGAGCGACTCTTAAAg GACATCAAGTCGAAGACCAAGCGCATGCTGCTGGAGAAAATGGGCAACGAGGCGGTGGCTTTGGGTCTCAAAGGTGATGGAATTGAGGAGAATACTCTGATAGCCAGCATGTGTGACCTGCTGGAGAAGATCTGGTCGCATGGCCTGCAGAACAAGCAGGGGAAGTCCGCTCTGTGGGCCCATCTACAGGCGTATTTGGAGATGCAGGAGGCCCGTGGGGCGATCGACAGCACCGGAACGGATCAGACGCCGCCCGTATCCAGTAGTCCCAGCAGTAAGATGACCATTGCCACAGCCTCGCCGGCACTGGCTTGGAATGCTATGCGAAAGCGCATGGACT ATCTCTCTACATTCCAAACCGACTTTGACAGTCCACCAAGTCCGAATCGCAGTCGTTCTCGGGATCGCAACAAGTTTGTTGGTCTGGAGCAGCTGTGTCCACTACCGGAATCTCTAGAGTTCGATGTGAA AAACGTGCTGGCCATGGCGGATATTAAGACCCATATCGGCTATACTCGTGCATGGGTCCGTCTGTCTCTGGAGAAGAAACTATTAAGTCGACACTTCCGCACTCTTCTCTCTGACGAAGGACTCCTCCGTTCTCTCTACAAGCGTTCGGCCTTTCTCCGTTGCGAAGAGGAGAAAGAGCAGTTTCTGTATCACCTTCTTACCCTCAACACTGTGGACTACTTCAGCTTCACCAACATCTATCCCACAACGA AACTGCCCTATCGCGTCGTGATCTTCCCTTCCCGCAAGTACGGCTCCTATCATACCTCCAGCAATGTGTGGATCATGGTTTCTGGCACCATGAACGAAACGCAACGGGTGCCAGTGCCAAAAGGATCTCTCGAGTTTATCTTCCAT TACAAGAACCTGGGTTTGTTGACAACCATGCGCATTGGACACGACAACTCAGGACCTAGCCACAAGTGGCTCGTTGAGCAGGTGGTGATGCGCAATGAGGTCACCGGCCACACCTACAA ATTCCCTTGTGGGCGCTGGCTGGGCCGCGGAGTGGATGATGACTCTACGGAACGTCTGTTGGTGGGTCAACGGGTGTCGACTAGCGTTAAGAATGCTGAGCTGCTGCCAGGTTCAGATACGCGAACACCACCGCGCACCAGGAGTCCCAGTGTTCAGCGCCAGGAATCACTCTCGCCGTCGGAGATCCAGCACCAATTGGGCAACTGCGTCAATGTGCTGGTGAAATGGCACTATAAGCCTAGCCGGGATCGTGATGTGGGCACTCTGACCAACCTGCTATGTGGGGATGATGGACTGGTCAAGTGCCTGGAGCAGGTCTTCCTTTGCGGTTTCCGGTCGGCGCGATTCTTTGGAAGGAATCTTTACATCTGGGACTATTTCA CCAAAATCAAAGAACTGTTTGAGCAAAATCTTCAGCTGGAGCTAGAGGACTCTGCTTCCAGCATGGACTCCTCCTTTAGCAACGGCAGCGGCGGTGGAAGTGGAGGCAACAGCCTCCATCGGCGAGAAATCTCGGGCATCTGGCGACTATATGTGCAGCTGATGGATGAAATCAATGGCACTGCACTGGGCAAAGATGGAAAATTCCAGCTTCTGATCTGTCTTAGTTTGCGGGAGCACCTGCTGACGCGGCTCATTAAGCCGATGGCTCTAACAAAGGTCACACAGGAGATGTACGAGGAGGAGAGCTTCCTGCGACGCCGAAACCTGCTCACCTTTCTTATTCAGATCCTTGAGCCACTGGACGACTGCCACATAGTTTTGGAGAACTCGATCACCCAGGGAATTCGCATCCCGTCCCAGTGCTGA